The proteins below come from a single Rosa rugosa chromosome 2, drRosRugo1.1, whole genome shotgun sequence genomic window:
- the LOC133732524 gene encoding uncharacterized protein LOC133732524: MPISTTAIGALLGLGTQMYSNALRKLPYMRHPWEHVLGMGLGALFVNQLVKWDDKLKEDLDKMLDKAKAANERRYFDEDDE, encoded by the exons ATGCCGATAAGCACGACGGCGATCGGAGCCCTATTGGGACTGGGCACCCAGATGTACTCCAACGCCCTCCGCAAGCTCCCTTACATGCGCC ATCCATGGGAGCACGTGCTGGGCATGGGTTTGGGTGCACTGTTCGTAAACCAGCTCGTCAAATGGGACGATAAGCTCAAGGAGGACCTTGATAAGATGCTCGACAAGGCCAAGGCCGCCAACGAGCGCCGctattttg atgaagatgatgagtaG
- the LOC133728810 gene encoding LRR receptor-like serine/threonine-protein kinase GSO1 — MAITTTKMSTLPLFLILLVISSIFVEAELDSNTANTTLKVLLEVKKTFLEDPISETALHGWSESNPNFCTWRGVTCGSDSVDDSVQVVGLNLSDSSLGGSISPQLGSLKYLLHLDLSSNGLTGPIPPALSNLSSMESLLLFTNRLGGPIPSELGSLTSLRVMRIGDNELTGSIPASFGNLVNLVTLAVASCGLNGPIPPQLGRLGQLENLIIQQNQLEGPIPAELGNCSSLTLFTAAENKLNGSIPGELGQLTNLQLLNLVNNSLSGEIPSQLGGMSQLGYLNFMGNQLEGAIPKSLAQLGNLQNLDLSINKLTGGIPEELGNMGQLVYLVLSNNNLSGVIPKTICSNATSLEHLVISDSQIFGEIPAELSQCQSLKQLDLSNNSISGSIPLELYGLVELTDLLLHNNSLAGSISPYIGNLSNLQTLVLYHNNLQGPLPKEIGMLGQLEILYLYDNQLSGEIPIEIGNCSSLQMIDFFGNKFSGEIPITIGRLKDLNFLHIRQNELVGELPAALGNCRQLTILDLADNRLSGGIPITFGSLQAMQQFMLYNNSLEGNLPETLVNMVNLTRVNLSKNKLNGSIAALCSSNSFLSFDVTDNAFDGEIPPHLGNSTSLERLRLGNNQFTGPIPVTLGKISELSLLDVSGNSLTGPIPAELSSCKKLSHFDLNDNLLSGIIPMWLGSLPQLGELKLSSNRFTGPLPQELFNCSKLLVLSLNDNLLNGTLPAEIGNLGSLNVLNLDHNQFSGPMPPAIGKLGNLYELRLSQNSFDGDIPYEVGQLQNLQSMLDLSSNKLNGQIPASIGTLSKLEALNLSHNQLSGEVPSTIGAMSSLGKLNLTYNNLEGKLSKQLSHWPAEAFAGNLHLCGNPLGSCNGSKNQSGPNELTVVVISALCTLAAIALLIFGAASFLKHRREALRKASEVNCVYSSSSSHAKRRLLFSNGSVKPDFKWKDIMDSTNNLSKEFMIGSGGSGVVYRAELSTGETVAVKKILYKDDLMSNKSFTREIKTLGRIRHRHLVKLMGYCSNKGAGSNLLIYEYMENGSVWDWIHKEQVNSKKKSLDWEARLKIAVGLAQGVEYLHHDCVPKIIHRDIKSSNVLLDSNMEAHLGDFGLAKTLNENFESNTESTTWFAGSYGYIAPEYAYSLKATEKSDVYSMGIVLMELVSGKMPTDASFGAEMDMVRWVETHIEMQDQIREELIDPALRPLLSGEEYAAFQVLEIALQCTKTSPAERPSSRQACDQLLHVFNHRMVEFDKMNVDRV; from the exons ATGGCtataacaacaacaaagatGTCAACTTTACCActttttcttattcttcttgTCATTTCTTCTATTTTTGTGGAGGCAGAGCTCGATAGCAATACCGCCAATACGACTCTAAAAGTGCTTTTGGAGGTGAAGAAGACGTTTTTGGAGGACCCAATATCCGAAACAGCCTTGCATGGATGGTCTGAAAGCAACCCAAATTTCTGTACTTGGAGAGGAGTGACATGCGGGTCTGACTCGGTCGATGACTCGGTCCAAGTGGTCGGACTCAACCTTTCCGACTCGTCACTCGGCGGGTCAATATCTCCCCAACTCGGTAGTTTGAAGTACCTGCTCCACCTCGATCTCTCTTCTAACGGCCTCACGGGACCCATCCCACCAGCCCTCTCAAACCTCTCGTCCATGGAATCTTTGCTCCTCTTTACGAACCGACTCGGTGGACCCATCCCGAGTGAACTCGGCTCGCTCACGAGTCTCCGGGTCATGAGAATCGGTGACAATGAGCTAACCGGGTCCATTCCAGCCTCATTTGGTAACCTTGTCAATTTGGTCACCCTTGCGGTGGCGTCATGTGGTCTCAACGGTCCAATACCACCCCAACTCGGCCGGCTCGGTCAGCTGGAGAATTTAATCATCCAGCAGAACCAACTCGAGGGTCCAATTCCGGCCGAGTTGGGGAACTGTTCTAGTCTCACTCTGTTCACGGCTGCTGAAAATAAACTCAACGGCTCGATTCCCGGGGAATTGGGTCAGCTCACCAATCTCCAGCTACTCAACTTGGTCAACAACAGCCTCTCCGGGGAGATACCGAGTCAACTCGGTGGGATGAGTCAACTCGGGTACCTGAACTTTATGGGGAACCAACTCGAGGGTGCAATACCCAAGTCCTTGGCTCAATTGGGCAATCTTCAGAATCTTGATTTGTCCATTAACAAGCTCACAGGAGGAATCCCAGAGGAACTAGGTAACATGGGTCAACTGGTTTACTTGGTTTTGTCCAACAACAATCTCTCTGGTGTTATACCAAAGACTATATGCTCCAATGCAACTAGTTTGGAGCACTTGGTGATATCTGATTCTCAAATTTTCGGCGAAATCCCAGCTGAGCTGAGCCAGTGTCAATCCCTGAAGCAACTTGACTTGTCCAACAACTCAATCAGTGGATCAATTCCACTCGAACTGTATGGCTTGGTGGAGTTAACTGACCTCTTGCTCCACAACAACAGCTTGGCTGGTTCAATTTCTCCTTATATAGGCAACCTCAGCAATCTTCAGACTCTTGTTTTGTATCACAACAATTTGCAGGGTCCTCTGCCGAAAGAGATTGGTATGCTTGGGCAGCTAGAGATTTTGTATCTCTATGATAACCAGCTAAGTGGTGAAATCCCAATTGAGATTGGGAATTGTTCGAGTTTGCAGATGATTGACTTCTTTGGGAACAAGTTCAGTGGGGAGATCCCAATCACTATTGGGAGGCTCAAAGATTTGAACTTTCTTCATATCAGGCAGAATGAGCTAGTGGGTGAGCTTCCTGCCGCATTGGGCAACTGTCGTCAACTGACTATCCTGGACTTGGCGGATAACCGTTTGTCTGGTGGCATTCCTATTACATTTGGGTCTCTTCAAGCAATGCAGCAGTTCATGCTATACAACAATTCACTTGAAGGTAATCTTCCTGAAACATTGGTTAATATGGTGAATTTGACTAGAGTGAATTTGTcgaaaaacaaattgaatggAAGCATTGCTGCATTATGTAGCTCGAATTCATTCCTTTCTTTTGATGTCACTGACAATGCCTTTGATGGTGAGATTCCTCCCCATCTGGGAAATTCAACCTCCCTTGAGAGGTTGAGATTGGGGAACAACCAATTTACGGGTCCAATCCCAGTTACATTGGGAAAAATCAGTGAGCTATCACTGTTAGATGTGTCAGGGAATTCACTCACTGGACCAATCCCAGCTGAGCTTTCATCGTGCAAGAAAttgtctcattttgatttgaATGACAACCTTCTTTCTGGCATCATTCCCATGTGGCTTGGAAGTTTGCCTCAGCTAGGAGAGTTGAAGCTCTCCTCGAATCGATTCACAGGGCCGCTTCCCCAAGAGTTGTTCAATTGTTCTAAACTGCTAGTGCTTTCTTTGAATGATAATTTGCTCAATGGAACCCTCCCTGCTGAGATTGGCAACCTGGGTTCTCTCAATGTCCTAAACCTCGACCACAACCAATTCTCGGGACCAATGCCTCCAGCCATTGGTAAGCTAGGCAACCTCTATGAGCTTAGGCTCTCACAAAACAGCTTTGATGGTGACATACCCTATGAGGTTGGACAACTCCAAAATCTTCAGAGCATGTTAGACCTCAGTTCCAATAAACTGAATGGTCAGATCCCAGCATCTATTGGGACACTATCAAAACTTGAGGCGCTTAATCTATCTCACAATCAACTTAGTGGAGAAGTCCCCTCTACAATTGGTGCAATGAGTAGCTTGGGAAAGCTTAATCTCACTTACAACAATCTGGAAGGAAAATTGAGCAAGCAACTCTCACACTGGCCAGCCGAGGCCTTTGCAGGAAATTTACATCTTTGTGGGAACCCTCTTGGTAGCTGCAATGGCAGCAAGAACCAGTCAGGCCCAAATGAATTGACTGTGGTAGTCATTTCTGCATTATGTACTTTAGCTGCAATTGCCCTGCTAATATTTGGAGCTGCTTCTTTCTTGAAACACAGGCGAGAAGCGCTTAGAAAAGCCAGTGAAGTGAACTGCGTGTACTCATCGAGTTCTTCTCATGCTAAGCGGAGACTGCTATTTTCAAATGGTTCTGTCAAGCCAGATTTCAAGTGGAAAGACATCATGGATTCCACCAACAATCTAAGTAAAGAGTTTATGATCGGATCAGGAGGATCCGGAGTAGTCTACAGAGCTGAATTGTCTACCGGAGAAACTGTGGCAGTGAAGAAGATTTTGTACAAGGATGACCTTATGTCAAATAAAAGCTTCACAAGGGAGATTAAGACGCTTGGGAGGATAAGGCACAGGCATTTAGTGAAGCTAATGGGGTATTGTAGCAACAAGGGAGCAGGCTCCAATCTGTTGATCTATGAGTACATGGAAAATGGAAGCGTATGGGATTGGATACACAAAGAACAAGTTAACAGCAAGAAGAAGAGCCTTGATTGGGAAGCAAGGTTAAAGATTGCAGTTGGGTTAGCTCAAGGAGTGGAGTATCTCCACCATGACTGTGTGCCAAAGATCATTCACAGGGACATTAAATCAAGCAATGTCTTGCTAGACTCGAATATGGAGGCACATCTTGGGGATTTTGGCCTTGCCAAGACACTCAATGAGAATTTTGAGTCCAACACAGAATCAACTACATGGTTTGCTGGATCCTACGGTTACATAGCCCCAG AGTATGCATATTCGCTCAAGGCGACAGAAAAGAGTGATGTCTACAGCATGGGAATTGTGCTAATGGAGCTCGTCAGCGGAAAAATGCCGACGGATGCATCTTTTGGAGCGGAGATGGACATGGTGAGATGGGTGGAGACGCATATTGAAATGCAAGATCAAATTCGTGAGGAATTGATAGACCCTGCACTGAGACCACTCTTATCCGGGGAAGAATATGCAGCATTCCAAGTACTAGAGATAGCACTGCAGTGCACAAAAACCAGCCCGGCAGAGAGGCCTTCATCACGGCAAGCCTGTGATCAGTTATTACATGTTTTCAATCATAGGATGGTGGAGTTTGATAAGATGAATGTAGATAGAGTCTGA